From a single Lates calcarifer isolate ASB-BC8 linkage group LG12, TLL_Latcal_v3, whole genome shotgun sequence genomic region:
- the matn4 gene encoding matrilin-4 isoform X1 — translation MRQLRALCGFILLTLAVLAAARPKAGPEQKCKSGPVDLVFLIDSSRSVRPHEFETMRKFMIDILNTLDIGPNATRVGVVQYSSQVRSEFSLKTHSRLETMVKGINQIIPLAQGTMTGLAIRYVMNAAFTAEEGDRPKVPNVAVIVTDGRPQDRVAEVAAEAREKGIEIYAVGVARADMTSLRAMASPPFEDHVFLVESFDLIHQFGLQFQDKLCGVDLCLESDHGCEHICESSPGSYHCLCLPGYTLNDDGKTCAAIDLCAEGKHDCEQICVSSPGSFTCDCNKGYKLNDDKKTCSMIDYCSFGNHSCDHECVSVLNGYHCRCNEGYRLLDDGKTCQAIDLCAEGKHDCEQICVSAPGVFTCDCNEGYTLNEDKKTCTPIDLCAEGKHDCEQICISAPGTFTCDCNKGFKLNKDKKTCTNMDLCNTVEHGCEHQCVSTPGSYYCICPEGQLLQEDGKSCGTCKSANIDLVLLIDGSKSVRPQNFELVKKFVNQVVDSLDVSAHGTRVGLVQYSSRVRTEFPLNMYHSADEIKAAVMKVEYMEKGTMTGLALKHMLENSFSEAEGARPASRNIPRIGLVFTDGRSQDDITEYAKKAKEAGITMYAVGVGKAVEDELREIASEPVEKHFYYTTDFTAISTIAENLKLNVCPEESQGEIEVKDPCACESLVEFQQATMSSLEQLTQKLAGMTARLEQLENQLLSRK, via the exons ATGAGACAGCTCAGAGCACTTTGTGGATTCATTCTCCTGACCCTGGCCGTCCTCGCCGCCGCCAGGCCAAAAGCAG GTCCTGAGCAGAAATGTAAGTCTGGTCCCGTGGACCTGGTCTTCCTCATCGACAGCTCCCGCAGCGTTAGGCCACATGAGTTTGAGACCATGAGGAAGTTCATGATTGACATCCTCAACACCCTGGATATTGGACCCAACGCCACCAGAGTGGGAGTGGTTCAGTACTCCAGCCAG GTCCGCAGTGAGTTCTCTCTGAAGACGCACAGCAGGCTGGAGACCATGGTGAAAGGCATCAATCAGATCATTCCTCTCGCTCAAGGCACCATGACCGGGCTCGCCATCAGATACGTGATGAATGCGGCCTTCACcgcagaggagggagacaggcCAAAG GTCCCCAACGTGGCCGTGATCGTGACAGACGGACGTCCTCAGGACCGCGTGGCGGAGGTGGCAGCTGAGGCCAGAGAGAAAGGCATCGAGATCTACGCTGTGGGGGTGGCCAGGGCCGACATGACATCACTGAGAGCCATGGCATCCCCGCCATTCGAAGACCACGTCTTCCTGGTGGAGTCGTTCGATCTGATTCACCAGTTTGGACTGCAGTTCCAGGACAAGCTCTGTG GTGTGGATCTGTGTCTGGAGTCGGATCACGGCTGCGAGCACATCTGTGAGAGCTCCCCGGGCTCCTACCACTGCCTCTGTCTGCCCGGATACACTCTGAACGATGACGGGAAAACATGTGCAG ccatAGATCTGTGCGCTGAGGGGAAACACGACTGTGAACAAATCTGCGTCAGCTCTCCTGGCTCCTTCACCTGCGACTGCAACAAAGGATACAAACTGAATGACGACAAGAAGACCTGCTCAA TGATCGACTACTGTTCGTTTGGGAACCACAGTTGTGAtcatgagtgtgtgagtgtgctcaATGGCTATCACTGCCGCTGTAACGAGGGATACAGGCTGCTGGACGACGGCAAGACCTGCCAGG cCATTGACCTGTGCGCTGAGGGGAAACATGACTGTGAACAAATCTGTGTCAGCGCACCGGGCGTCTTCACCTGCGACTGCAACGAAGGATACACACTCAATGAGGACAAGAAGACCTGCACAC cCATTGACCTGTGTGCTGAGGGAAAGCACGACTGTGAACAAATCTGCATCAGTGCACCGGGCACCTTCACCTGCGACTGCAACAAAGGATTCAAACTCAACAAAGACAAGAAGACCTGCACAA ACATGGACCTGTGTAACACAGTGGAGCACGGCTGTGAGCACCAGTGTGTGAGCACTCCAGGATCTTACTACTGCATCTGTCCAGAGggacagctgctgcaggaggacgGCAAGAGCTGCGGCA ccTGCAAGTCTGCCAACATTGACCTGGTGCTTCTGATCGACGGCTCCAAGAGCGTCCGCCCTCAGAACTTTGAGCTGGTCAAAAAGTTTGTCAACCAG GTTGTGGACTCTCTGGACGTGTCTGCTCATGGTACCAGAGTCGGTCTGGTCCAGTACTCCAGCCGGGTCAGGACGGAGTTCCCTCTCAACATGTACCACTCTGCTGATGAGATCAAAGCTGCAGTCATGAAG GTGGAATACATGGAGAAAGGTACCATGACAGGTCTGGCACTAAAACACATGCTGGAGAACAGCTTCTCTGAGGCAGAGGGCGCTCGTCCTGCCAGCCGTAACATCCCCAGGATCGGACTGGTCTTCACAGACGGACGCTCCCAGGACGACATCACTGAGTACGCCAAGAAGGCCAAAGAAGCCG gcaTCACCATGTACGCTGTGGGCGTTGGAAAAGCTGTGGAGGATGAGCTTCGTGAGATCGCATCTGAGCCTGTGGAGAAACATTTCTATTACACCACCGACTTCACTGCCATCAGCACCATCGCTGAGAACCTCAAACTCAACGTCTGCCCAG aGGAGAGTCAGGGGGAGATTGAGGTGAAGGACCCCTGTGCCTGTGAGAGTCTGGTGGAGTTCCAGCAGGCCACCATGAGCAGCCTGGAGCagctcacacagaa ACTGGCTGGGATGACTGCTCgtctggagcagctggagaacCAGCTTCTCTCCAGGAAGTAA
- the matn4 gene encoding matrilin-4 isoform X2 encodes MRQLRALCGFILLTLAVLAAARPKAGPEQKCKSGPVDLVFLIDSSRSVRPHEFETMRKFMIDILNTLDIGPNATRVGVVQYSSQVRSEFSLKTHSRLETMVKGINQIIPLAQGTMTGLAIRYVMNAAFTAEEGDRPKVPNVAVIVTDGRPQDRVAEVAAEAREKGIEIYAVGVARADMTSLRAMASPPFEDHVFLVESFDLIHQFGLQFQDKLCGVDLCLESDHGCEHICESSPGSYHCLCLPGYTLNDDGKTCAAIDLCAEGKHDCEQICVSSPGSFTCDCNKGYKLNDDKKTCSMIDYCSFGNHSCDHECVSVLNGYHCRCNEGYRLLDDGKTCQAIDLCAEGKHDCEQICISAPGTFTCDCNKGFKLNKDKKTCTNMDLCNTVEHGCEHQCVSTPGSYYCICPEGQLLQEDGKSCGTCKSANIDLVLLIDGSKSVRPQNFELVKKFVNQVVDSLDVSAHGTRVGLVQYSSRVRTEFPLNMYHSADEIKAAVMKVEYMEKGTMTGLALKHMLENSFSEAEGARPASRNIPRIGLVFTDGRSQDDITEYAKKAKEAGITMYAVGVGKAVEDELREIASEPVEKHFYYTTDFTAISTIAENLKLNVCPEESQGEIEVKDPCACESLVEFQQATMSSLEQLTQKLAGMTARLEQLENQLLSRK; translated from the exons ATGAGACAGCTCAGAGCACTTTGTGGATTCATTCTCCTGACCCTGGCCGTCCTCGCCGCCGCCAGGCCAAAAGCAG GTCCTGAGCAGAAATGTAAGTCTGGTCCCGTGGACCTGGTCTTCCTCATCGACAGCTCCCGCAGCGTTAGGCCACATGAGTTTGAGACCATGAGGAAGTTCATGATTGACATCCTCAACACCCTGGATATTGGACCCAACGCCACCAGAGTGGGAGTGGTTCAGTACTCCAGCCAG GTCCGCAGTGAGTTCTCTCTGAAGACGCACAGCAGGCTGGAGACCATGGTGAAAGGCATCAATCAGATCATTCCTCTCGCTCAAGGCACCATGACCGGGCTCGCCATCAGATACGTGATGAATGCGGCCTTCACcgcagaggagggagacaggcCAAAG GTCCCCAACGTGGCCGTGATCGTGACAGACGGACGTCCTCAGGACCGCGTGGCGGAGGTGGCAGCTGAGGCCAGAGAGAAAGGCATCGAGATCTACGCTGTGGGGGTGGCCAGGGCCGACATGACATCACTGAGAGCCATGGCATCCCCGCCATTCGAAGACCACGTCTTCCTGGTGGAGTCGTTCGATCTGATTCACCAGTTTGGACTGCAGTTCCAGGACAAGCTCTGTG GTGTGGATCTGTGTCTGGAGTCGGATCACGGCTGCGAGCACATCTGTGAGAGCTCCCCGGGCTCCTACCACTGCCTCTGTCTGCCCGGATACACTCTGAACGATGACGGGAAAACATGTGCAG ccatAGATCTGTGCGCTGAGGGGAAACACGACTGTGAACAAATCTGCGTCAGCTCTCCTGGCTCCTTCACCTGCGACTGCAACAAAGGATACAAACTGAATGACGACAAGAAGACCTGCTCAA TGATCGACTACTGTTCGTTTGGGAACCACAGTTGTGAtcatgagtgtgtgagtgtgctcaATGGCTATCACTGCCGCTGTAACGAGGGATACAGGCTGCTGGACGACGGCAAGACCTGCCAGG cCATTGACCTGTGTGCTGAGGGAAAGCACGACTGTGAACAAATCTGCATCAGTGCACCGGGCACCTTCACCTGCGACTGCAACAAAGGATTCAAACTCAACAAAGACAAGAAGACCTGCACAA ACATGGACCTGTGTAACACAGTGGAGCACGGCTGTGAGCACCAGTGTGTGAGCACTCCAGGATCTTACTACTGCATCTGTCCAGAGggacagctgctgcaggaggacgGCAAGAGCTGCGGCA ccTGCAAGTCTGCCAACATTGACCTGGTGCTTCTGATCGACGGCTCCAAGAGCGTCCGCCCTCAGAACTTTGAGCTGGTCAAAAAGTTTGTCAACCAG GTTGTGGACTCTCTGGACGTGTCTGCTCATGGTACCAGAGTCGGTCTGGTCCAGTACTCCAGCCGGGTCAGGACGGAGTTCCCTCTCAACATGTACCACTCTGCTGATGAGATCAAAGCTGCAGTCATGAAG GTGGAATACATGGAGAAAGGTACCATGACAGGTCTGGCACTAAAACACATGCTGGAGAACAGCTTCTCTGAGGCAGAGGGCGCTCGTCCTGCCAGCCGTAACATCCCCAGGATCGGACTGGTCTTCACAGACGGACGCTCCCAGGACGACATCACTGAGTACGCCAAGAAGGCCAAAGAAGCCG gcaTCACCATGTACGCTGTGGGCGTTGGAAAAGCTGTGGAGGATGAGCTTCGTGAGATCGCATCTGAGCCTGTGGAGAAACATTTCTATTACACCACCGACTTCACTGCCATCAGCACCATCGCTGAGAACCTCAAACTCAACGTCTGCCCAG aGGAGAGTCAGGGGGAGATTGAGGTGAAGGACCCCTGTGCCTGTGAGAGTCTGGTGGAGTTCCAGCAGGCCACCATGAGCAGCCTGGAGCagctcacacagaa ACTGGCTGGGATGACTGCTCgtctggagcagctggagaacCAGCTTCTCTCCAGGAAGTAA